A stretch of the Acanthochromis polyacanthus isolate Apoly-LR-REF ecotype Palm Island chromosome 22, KAUST_Apoly_ChrSc, whole genome shotgun sequence genome encodes the following:
- the LOC110956426 gene encoding tubulin alpha chain-like, translating to MRECISIHVGQAGVQMGNTCWELYCLEHGIQPDGHMPSDKPSTGYDDSFTTFFSETGTGKYVPRAIFVDLEPNVIDEVRTGTYRQLFHPEQLISGKEDAANNYARGHYTIGKEHIDSVLDRIRKLSDQCTGLQGFLVFHSFGGGTGSGFTSLLMERLSVDFGKKAKLEFAIYPAPQVSTAVVEPYNSILTTHTTLEHSDCAFMVDNEAIYDICRRNLDIERPTYTNLNRLISQIVSSITASLRFDGALNVDLTEFQTNLVPYPRIHFPLATYAPVISAEKAYHEQLTVAEITNSCFEPSNQMVKCDPRHGKYMACCLLYRGDVVPKEVNVAIGNIKTKRSIQFVDWCPTGFKVGINYQPPTAVPGGDLAKVQRAVCMLSNTTAIAEAWARLDHKFDLMYAKRAFVHWYVGEGMEEGEFSEAREDMAALEKDYEEVGIDSFEEDEEGEEY from the exons ATG CGCGAATGTATTTCCATCCACGTTGGCCAGGCTGGTGTCCAGATGGGCAACACCTGCTGGGAGCTGTACTGCCTGGAGCACGGCATCCAGCCCGACGGACACATGCCCAGCGACAAGCCCAGCACCGGCTACGACGACTCCTTCACCACCTTCTTCAGCGAGACCGGCACCGGGAAGTACGTCCCCAGAGCCATCTTTGTGGACCTGGAGCCCAACGTTATAG ATGAGGTCCGGACAGGAACGTACCGGCAGCTTTTCCATCCCGAGCAGCTGATCTCTGGGAAGGAAGATGCCGCCAACAACTACGCCCGCGGCCACTACACCATCGGAAAGGAGCACATCGACTCTGTTCTCGACAGGATCCGCAAACTG TCTGACCAGTGCACCGGACTCCAAGGTTTCCTGGTCTTCCACTCCTTCGGAGGAGGAACCGGCTCAGGCTTCACCTCCCTGCTGATGGAGCGTCTCTCTGTGGACTTTGGCAAGAAGGCCAAGCTAGAGTTTGCCATCTACCCAGCTCCTCAGGTGTCCACGGCAGTTGTGGAGCCCTACAACTCCATCCTGACCACCCACACCACCCTGGAGCACTCCGACTGTGCCTTCATGGTGGACAACGAGGCCATCTATGACATCTGCCGCAGGAACCTGGACATCGAGCGTCCGACTTACACCAACCTGAACCGCCTCATCAGCCAGATCGTGTCCTCCATCACCGCCTCCCTGCGCTTTGATGGAGCCCTGAATGTTGACCTGACAGAGTTCCAGACCAACCTGGTGCCCTACCCTCGTATCCACTTCCCTCTGGCCACCTACGCCCCGGTTATCTCCGCAGAGAAGGCCTACCATGAGCAGCTCACCGTGGCCGAGATCACCAACTCCTGCTTTGAGCCGTCAAATCAGATGGTCAAGTGTGACCCTCGTCATGGCAAATACATGGCTTGTTGTCTGCTGTACCGAGGAGATGTGGTGCCCAAAGAAGTCAACGTGGCCATCGGCAACATCAAGACCAAGCGCTCCATCCAGTTTGTGGACTGGTGTCCCACAGGCTTCAAGGTGGGCATCAACTACCAGCCTCCCACTGCGGTTCCTGGAGGAGACCTGGCCAAGGTGCAGAGGGCCGTGTGCATGCTGAGCAACACCACCGCTATCGCCGAGGCCTGGGCCCGACTGGACCACAAGTTCGACCTGATGTACGCCAAGAGGGCCTTCGTCCACTGGTATGTTGGAGAGGGGATGGAGGAGGGAGAGTTCTCAGAGGCCAGGGAGGACATGGCCGCCCTGGAGAAGGACTACGAGGAGGTCGGCATAGACTCatttgaagaggatgaagaaggGGAGGAGTATTGA